The genomic DNA GTATTTTCGTGGTTATTTTGCAGAATGAGAGGTAACTTGCTGAAGAATCTTAGCCGGACTTTCTACAATACCTGTAGCAAACTCAATTGCTGCAAGAACATCCTGTTTGGTAATTCCAGGATATTGAGCAGGAATTTCAGATGCAGAATAACCGGCCGCCAGCAAATTGAGGACATCTGCTACTGCAATTCTTGTATTTCGGATACAAGGTTTACCAAATCTAACTTTAGGATTGATAGTGATTCTATTCATATTAAAAATTATACCAAAAAAATA from Elusimicrobiota bacterium includes the following:
- a CDS encoding DUF433 domain-containing protein, encoding MNRITINPKVRFGKPCIRNTRIAVADVLNLLAAGYSASEIPAQYPGITKQDVLAAIEFATGIVESPAKILQQVTSHSAK